In the Oscarella lobularis chromosome 14, ooOscLobu1.1, whole genome shotgun sequence genome, one interval contains:
- the LOC136195205 gene encoding C-type mannose receptor 2-like isoform X4, whose amino-acid sequence MSTFGELDISAAMQVDDSTLSSTSSCALAASVVFAFLLFVIVIFAHRKNHRSSRLRHGCLINFACSSSNSTVFRPIVAPMKCFRFLVVVAFVMAVIVPSTESAATNDFTYRCKDCGGNNWYCSRSSCLYISTSTSNWSEAADLCSSDGASLLSIESVNEDETITAIIENSIGNLKESESFFFGLLRAPSAATGVNRYRWADGSPLTYARWTSLKAFKGEALCGTLLFTRLNGSSSVRWNADSCSSRHKFICKKSRQLRDGEVRLVDDVLPTRGRLEIYIDGSWKGVCLRKDIYSSSQTAAAACRQMNYDGLLEASSRIGEGEVVSHDVYCTENDVSVRSCTTRLATCNEHLFVSCRSGSVQSLAVRLVNSSAQLVNSSSERRMEIGVGNLWKRACIDHDRHDQQSLNRSAENICRHMGYGEGKWQSYGDRPPGIRLPLCRNISCNSEDCFSLQENGVAEYHLYNNLYLIRSSSYILEIKCGIPEWDIRLVNGVGGTKGSKGRVEVYLNTTWSVVCDSEWTWNESNVVCRQFGFERAISTEWRVHENSNDTMIYIYINGTRCKGTETAFKDCDFRQIEWQSNESCHEPVVVCEERKYCPIGWFLYAGYCYALSNQSSRFLFDRWDLVERHCGRSLLSISSPYEHAFVMSLLAEVESKGESIGEDVWIGLERGSNDEYKWINDDPFSYAMWARGEPGLSDLYNCVAMDSRTGYWKTADCRSSKKVVCKIALVDLDNKVRQVAAPTFDNRCFEDEVHFNNACFHLSKRENESVAQDRAILECQMRGGAQLASFRCISEHFFIAKESSGLNGLAYWIGLVYKDTTGSFTWLDGTPAAFSMWAKYEPAYKKKGECVTFGFDGLHFGWSVQNCSANVGYVCKRTLNGTTEIDIAPTESRRGYDFLCPNSWNLIGKSCFRRNDALKTWHESLANCERWSERWRKGSLVSTSSLQEMNRLSGMLGVREAWIGLNDIDSEGMYNWTDGSPYFYARWSSSESTKTLSDRETHDCVAATTTGWNSRDCFQKLSSVCSMPAIFDFDECHNNSHNCSVDASCVNTLDSFECVCNIGFSGNGTTCIDYSVCDNCTATSQVCVLKGGSYSCNCRSGWLKNGSLCDDFDECASCRVCDPHANCTNVLSARFTANVLVAGLETDSCAKILTSARIYLCVT is encoded by the exons ATGAGTACTTTTGGAGAGCTTGACATTAGTGCTGCAATGCAAG TTGATGATAGCACTCTGTCTTCAACTTCCAGTTGTGCGTTGGCAGCTTCGGTGGTCTTTGccttccttctctttgtcATTGTTATTTTCGCTCATCGAAAAAATCATCGCTCTTCTCGGCTTCGTCACGGTTGCTTAATCAACTTTGCCTGTTCTTCATCCAACTCTACCGTCTTTCGGCCAATTGTCGCACCAATGAAAtgttttcgatttctcgtcgttgtcgccttCGTCATGGCGGTCATCGTGCCAAGTACCGAATCCGCCGCTACGAATGATTTCACGTATCGGTGTAAAG attgtGGCGGTAACAATTGGTACTGTTCTCGCTCTTCGTGTCTCTATATCTCTACCAGCACATCTAATTGGTCCGAGGCAGCCGATTTGTGCTCTAGCGATGGAGCTTCTTTACTATCTATTGAAAGCgtaaacgaagacgaaaccATCACAGCTATAATTGAAAATTCGATTGGTAATCTGAAAGAGTCAGAGTCATTCTTCTTTGGTCTGTTGCGAGCGCCATCAGCGGCAACAGGCGTTAACAGATATCGATGGGCAGACGGTTCTCCGTTGACTTACGCCCGCTGGACTTCTTTGAAGGCATTCAAAGGAGAAGCCCTATGTGGAACTCTCTTGTTTACTCGTCTCAATGGTTCATCATCAGTTCGTTGGAACGCTGACTCCTGCTCATCTCGACACAAGTTTATATGCAAAAAGTCCAGAC AATTGCGTGACGGTGAAGTGCGacttgtcgacgacgttttgccTACAAGAGGCCGTCTCGAGATATATATCGACGGCTCATGGAAAGGCGTCTGCCTGAGGAAAGATATTTACAGTTCTAGTCAAACGGCAGCTGCAGCGTGTCGACAAATGAATTACGATGGTCTATTGGAAGCTAGTTCTCGTATTGGAGAAGGCGAAGTTGTTTCTCACGATGTTTATTGCACGGAAAATGACGTTTCAGTTCGCAGTTGCACTACGCGGTTAGCGACGTGCAATGAGCACCTATTCGTTTCTTGTCGATCTGGTAGCGTTCAGAGTCTCGCCGTGCGACTTGTGAACAGCTCTGCGCAACTTGTGAACAGTTCTAGCGAAAGGCGTATGGAAATTGGAGTGGGGAACTTATGGAAACGAGCTTGCATTGATCATGATCGACATGATCAGCAGTCGTTAAATCGTTCTGCTGAAAACATTTGTCGGCATATGGGATACGGTGAAGGAAAATGGCAGTCCTACGGTGACCGTCCACCTGGCATTAGACTTCCTTTGTGCAGAAATATCTCGTGCAATTCCGAAGACTGCTTTTCATTGCAGGAGAACGGCGTAGCAGAATACCATCTGTATAACAATCTCTATTTGATAAGGAGTTCAAGCTATATCCTTGAAATCAAGTGCGGTATACCAGAGTGGGACATACGATTGGTCAATGGTGTTGGTGGGACGAAGGGGAGCAAAGGACGTGTCGAAGTCTATCTCAACACAACGTGGAGCGTCGTGTGCGACAGCGAGTGGACTTGGAATGAATCCAACGTTGTCTGTCGCCAATTTGGCTTCGAGAGAGCGATCTCAACAGAGTGGCGCGTTCACGAAAATTCAAATGACACAATGATCTATATCTATATCAATGGTACACGTTGCAAAGGAACGGAAACAGCTTTCAAAGATTGCGATTTTCGCCAAATCGAGTGGCAAAGCAATGAATCGTGCCATGAACCAGTAGTTGTTTGTGAAGAGCGAAAAT aTTGTCCTATTGGTTGGTTTCTCTATGCTGGCTATTGTTATGCTCTTTCGAACCAAAGTAGCAGATTTCTCTTCGATCGTTGGGATCTTGTTGAAAGGCATTGCGGTCGTAGCTTGCTGAGCATTAGCAGTCCATATGAACATGCTTTTGTTATGTCTCTCCTGGCGGAGGTCGAGTCGAAAGGCGAAAGCATTGGCGAAGACGTGTGGATTGGCTTAGAGCGAGGAAGTAATGATGAGTACAAGTGGATTAATGATGACCCCTTCAG TTACGCTATGTGGGCTAGAGGAGAACCGGGGCTGAGCGATCTTTATAATTGCGTTGCTATGGACTCTCGCACTGGCTATTGGAAGACGGCTGATTGCAGGAGCTCTAAGAAAGTCGTATGCAAAATAGCTCTAG TTGATTTGGACAACAAAGTTCGCCAAGTAGCTGCACCAACCTTTGACAATCGATGCTTTGAAGATGAAGTACATTTTAATAACGCTTGTTTTCATTTGTCCAAAAGGGAGAATGAGAGCGTCGCGCAAGATCGCGCCATTCTTGAATGCCAAATGCGCGGCGGCGCCCAACTAGCTTCATTCAGATGCATAAGTGAACATTTCTTCATCGCGAAAGAATCGTCTGGTCTCAATGGTTTGGCGTACTGGATTGGCTTGGTTTACAAAGACACGACGGGTAGCTTTACGTGGCTTGATGGCACACCCGCCGCTTTCAGCATGTGGGCGAAGTATGAGCCGGCGTACAAGAAGAAGGGTGAGTGCGTCACGTTTGGATTTGACGGACTACACTTCGGTTGGTCTGTTCAAAATTGTTCCGCCAATGTTGGATACGTTTGTAAAA GAACATTGAATGGGACAACTGAAATTGACATAGCTCCAACTGAAAGTCGTCGAGGCT aTGACTTTTTGTGTCCGAATAGTTGGAATCTTATAGGGAAGTCGTgctttcgacgaaatgacgctTTGAAGACGTGGCACGAATCATTGGCCAACTGCGAGCGGTGGAGCGAGCGGTGGAGGAAAGGATCTCTTGTCAGCACTAGTTCTCTGCAGGAAATGAACCGCCTTTCTGGAATGCTCGGCGTGAGGGAGGCGTGGATCGGACTTAATGACATCGACAGTGAAGGAATGTACAATTGGACAGATGGCTCTCCTTATTTCTATGCAAGATGGAGTTCATCCGAGAGTACAAAGACGCTATCGGATCGAGAGACACACGATTGTGTAGCTGCAACAACGACTGGCTGGAACTCACGCGATTGCTTTCAGAAATTGTCGAGCGTGTGCTCGATGCCAGCAATATTTG atttcGATGAATGTCACAACAACTCTCATAATTGTAGCGTTGACGCATCTTGTGTGAATACACTCGACTCCTTCGAATGTGTATGCAATATCGGATTCTCAGGAAACGGGACGACCTGCATTG ATTATAGTGTGTGCGACAACTGTACCGCGACCTCTCAGGTGTGCGTTCTTAAAGGTGGTTCTTATAGTTGCAACTGCAGAAGTGGCTGGCTAAAAAACGGCAGCCTCTGCGATGACTTCGACGAGTGCGCTTCTTGCCGCGTATGTGATCCTCATGCAAATTGCACTAATGTACTGTCGGCTCGTTTTACTGCTAATGTGTTAGTGGCTGGACTGGAGACGGATTCATGTGCGAAGATATTAACGAGTGCAAGAATTTATCTCTGTGTCACATGA
- the LOC136195205 gene encoding C-type mannose receptor 2-like isoform X1, which produces MNASASVKTSRIKCLSYASLQGSKADRHLVEKALIWAFRSFKSAKNERVGKLLADRLDEVFMSTFGELDISAAMQVDDSTLSSTSSCALAASVVFAFLLFVIVIFAHRKNHRSSRLRHGCLINFACSSSNSTVFRPIVAPMKCFRFLVVVAFVMAVIVPSTESAATNDFTYRCKDCGGNNWYCSRSSCLYISTSTSNWSEAADLCSSDGASLLSIESVNEDETITAIIENSIGNLKESESFFFGLLRAPSAATGVNRYRWADGSPLTYARWTSLKAFKGEALCGTLLFTRLNGSSSVRWNADSCSSRHKFICKKSRQLRDGEVRLVDDVLPTRGRLEIYIDGSWKGVCLRKDIYSSSQTAAAACRQMNYDGLLEASSRIGEGEVVSHDVYCTENDVSVRSCTTRLATCNEHLFVSCRSGSVQSLAVRLVNSSAQLVNSSSERRMEIGVGNLWKRACIDHDRHDQQSLNRSAENICRHMGYGEGKWQSYGDRPPGIRLPLCRNISCNSEDCFSLQENGVAEYHLYNNLYLIRSSSYILEIKCGIPEWDIRLVNGVGGTKGSKGRVEVYLNTTWSVVCDSEWTWNESNVVCRQFGFERAISTEWRVHENSNDTMIYIYINGTRCKGTETAFKDCDFRQIEWQSNESCHEPVVVCEERKYCPIGWFLYAGYCYALSNQSSRFLFDRWDLVERHCGRSLLSISSPYEHAFVMSLLAEVESKGESIGEDVWIGLERGSNDEYKWINDDPFSYAMWARGEPGLSDLYNCVAMDSRTGYWKTADCRSSKKVVCKIALVDLDNKVRQVAAPTFDNRCFEDEVHFNNACFHLSKRENESVAQDRAILECQMRGGAQLASFRCISEHFFIAKESSGLNGLAYWIGLVYKDTTGSFTWLDGTPAAFSMWAKYEPAYKKKGECVTFGFDGLHFGWSVQNCSANVGYVCKRTLNGTTEIDIAPTESRRGYDFLCPNSWNLIGKSCFRRNDALKTWHESLANCERWSERWRKGSLVSTSSLQEMNRLSGMLGVREAWIGLNDIDSEGMYNWTDGSPYFYARWSSSESTKTLSDRETHDCVAATTTGWNSRDCFQKLSSVCSMPAIFDFDECHNNSHNCSVDASCVNTLDSFECVCNIGFSGNGTTCIDYSVCDNCTATSQVCVLKGGSYSCNCRSGWLKNGSLCDDFDECASCRVCDPHANCTNVLSARFTANVLVAGLETDSCAKILTSARIYLCVT; this is translated from the exons ATGAACGCTTCCGCGTCTGTTAAAACATCTCGCATCAAATGCCTTTCTTATGCTTCCTTACAAG GGAGCAAAGCGGATCGCCATCTAGTTGAGAAGGCTCTTATCTGGGCATTCCGTAGCTTCAAGAGTGCAAAGAACGAACGAGTGGGGAAGCTGCTTGCGGACAGACTG gatgAGGTATTTATGAGTACTTTTGGAGAGCTTGACATTAGTGCTGCAATGCAAG TTGATGATAGCACTCTGTCTTCAACTTCCAGTTGTGCGTTGGCAGCTTCGGTGGTCTTTGccttccttctctttgtcATTGTTATTTTCGCTCATCGAAAAAATCATCGCTCTTCTCGGCTTCGTCACGGTTGCTTAATCAACTTTGCCTGTTCTTCATCCAACTCTACCGTCTTTCGGCCAATTGTCGCACCAATGAAAtgttttcgatttctcgtcgttgtcgccttCGTCATGGCGGTCATCGTGCCAAGTACCGAATCCGCCGCTACGAATGATTTCACGTATCGGTGTAAAG attgtGGCGGTAACAATTGGTACTGTTCTCGCTCTTCGTGTCTCTATATCTCTACCAGCACATCTAATTGGTCCGAGGCAGCCGATTTGTGCTCTAGCGATGGAGCTTCTTTACTATCTATTGAAAGCgtaaacgaagacgaaaccATCACAGCTATAATTGAAAATTCGATTGGTAATCTGAAAGAGTCAGAGTCATTCTTCTTTGGTCTGTTGCGAGCGCCATCAGCGGCAACAGGCGTTAACAGATATCGATGGGCAGACGGTTCTCCGTTGACTTACGCCCGCTGGACTTCTTTGAAGGCATTCAAAGGAGAAGCCCTATGTGGAACTCTCTTGTTTACTCGTCTCAATGGTTCATCATCAGTTCGTTGGAACGCTGACTCCTGCTCATCTCGACACAAGTTTATATGCAAAAAGTCCAGAC AATTGCGTGACGGTGAAGTGCGacttgtcgacgacgttttgccTACAAGAGGCCGTCTCGAGATATATATCGACGGCTCATGGAAAGGCGTCTGCCTGAGGAAAGATATTTACAGTTCTAGTCAAACGGCAGCTGCAGCGTGTCGACAAATGAATTACGATGGTCTATTGGAAGCTAGTTCTCGTATTGGAGAAGGCGAAGTTGTTTCTCACGATGTTTATTGCACGGAAAATGACGTTTCAGTTCGCAGTTGCACTACGCGGTTAGCGACGTGCAATGAGCACCTATTCGTTTCTTGTCGATCTGGTAGCGTTCAGAGTCTCGCCGTGCGACTTGTGAACAGCTCTGCGCAACTTGTGAACAGTTCTAGCGAAAGGCGTATGGAAATTGGAGTGGGGAACTTATGGAAACGAGCTTGCATTGATCATGATCGACATGATCAGCAGTCGTTAAATCGTTCTGCTGAAAACATTTGTCGGCATATGGGATACGGTGAAGGAAAATGGCAGTCCTACGGTGACCGTCCACCTGGCATTAGACTTCCTTTGTGCAGAAATATCTCGTGCAATTCCGAAGACTGCTTTTCATTGCAGGAGAACGGCGTAGCAGAATACCATCTGTATAACAATCTCTATTTGATAAGGAGTTCAAGCTATATCCTTGAAATCAAGTGCGGTATACCAGAGTGGGACATACGATTGGTCAATGGTGTTGGTGGGACGAAGGGGAGCAAAGGACGTGTCGAAGTCTATCTCAACACAACGTGGAGCGTCGTGTGCGACAGCGAGTGGACTTGGAATGAATCCAACGTTGTCTGTCGCCAATTTGGCTTCGAGAGAGCGATCTCAACAGAGTGGCGCGTTCACGAAAATTCAAATGACACAATGATCTATATCTATATCAATGGTACACGTTGCAAAGGAACGGAAACAGCTTTCAAAGATTGCGATTTTCGCCAAATCGAGTGGCAAAGCAATGAATCGTGCCATGAACCAGTAGTTGTTTGTGAAGAGCGAAAAT aTTGTCCTATTGGTTGGTTTCTCTATGCTGGCTATTGTTATGCTCTTTCGAACCAAAGTAGCAGATTTCTCTTCGATCGTTGGGATCTTGTTGAAAGGCATTGCGGTCGTAGCTTGCTGAGCATTAGCAGTCCATATGAACATGCTTTTGTTATGTCTCTCCTGGCGGAGGTCGAGTCGAAAGGCGAAAGCATTGGCGAAGACGTGTGGATTGGCTTAGAGCGAGGAAGTAATGATGAGTACAAGTGGATTAATGATGACCCCTTCAG TTACGCTATGTGGGCTAGAGGAGAACCGGGGCTGAGCGATCTTTATAATTGCGTTGCTATGGACTCTCGCACTGGCTATTGGAAGACGGCTGATTGCAGGAGCTCTAAGAAAGTCGTATGCAAAATAGCTCTAG TTGATTTGGACAACAAAGTTCGCCAAGTAGCTGCACCAACCTTTGACAATCGATGCTTTGAAGATGAAGTACATTTTAATAACGCTTGTTTTCATTTGTCCAAAAGGGAGAATGAGAGCGTCGCGCAAGATCGCGCCATTCTTGAATGCCAAATGCGCGGCGGCGCCCAACTAGCTTCATTCAGATGCATAAGTGAACATTTCTTCATCGCGAAAGAATCGTCTGGTCTCAATGGTTTGGCGTACTGGATTGGCTTGGTTTACAAAGACACGACGGGTAGCTTTACGTGGCTTGATGGCACACCCGCCGCTTTCAGCATGTGGGCGAAGTATGAGCCGGCGTACAAGAAGAAGGGTGAGTGCGTCACGTTTGGATTTGACGGACTACACTTCGGTTGGTCTGTTCAAAATTGTTCCGCCAATGTTGGATACGTTTGTAAAA GAACATTGAATGGGACAACTGAAATTGACATAGCTCCAACTGAAAGTCGTCGAGGCT aTGACTTTTTGTGTCCGAATAGTTGGAATCTTATAGGGAAGTCGTgctttcgacgaaatgacgctTTGAAGACGTGGCACGAATCATTGGCCAACTGCGAGCGGTGGAGCGAGCGGTGGAGGAAAGGATCTCTTGTCAGCACTAGTTCTCTGCAGGAAATGAACCGCCTTTCTGGAATGCTCGGCGTGAGGGAGGCGTGGATCGGACTTAATGACATCGACAGTGAAGGAATGTACAATTGGACAGATGGCTCTCCTTATTTCTATGCAAGATGGAGTTCATCCGAGAGTACAAAGACGCTATCGGATCGAGAGACACACGATTGTGTAGCTGCAACAACGACTGGCTGGAACTCACGCGATTGCTTTCAGAAATTGTCGAGCGTGTGCTCGATGCCAGCAATATTTG atttcGATGAATGTCACAACAACTCTCATAATTGTAGCGTTGACGCATCTTGTGTGAATACACTCGACTCCTTCGAATGTGTATGCAATATCGGATTCTCAGGAAACGGGACGACCTGCATTG ATTATAGTGTGTGCGACAACTGTACCGCGACCTCTCAGGTGTGCGTTCTTAAAGGTGGTTCTTATAGTTGCAACTGCAGAAGTGGCTGGCTAAAAAACGGCAGCCTCTGCGATGACTTCGACGAGTGCGCTTCTTGCCGCGTATGTGATCCTCATGCAAATTGCACTAATGTACTGTCGGCTCGTTTTACTGCTAATGTGTTAGTGGCTGGACTGGAGACGGATTCATGTGCGAAGATATTAACGAGTGCAAGAATTTATCTCTGTGTCACATGA
- the LOC136195205 gene encoding C-type mannose receptor 2-like isoform X2 codes for MNASASVKTSRIKCLSYASLQGSKADRHLVEKALIWAFRSFKSAKNERDEVFMSTFGELDISAAMQVDDSTLSSTSSCALAASVVFAFLLFVIVIFAHRKNHRSSRLRHGCLINFACSSSNSTVFRPIVAPMKCFRFLVVVAFVMAVIVPSTESAATNDFTYRCKDCGGNNWYCSRSSCLYISTSTSNWSEAADLCSSDGASLLSIESVNEDETITAIIENSIGNLKESESFFFGLLRAPSAATGVNRYRWADGSPLTYARWTSLKAFKGEALCGTLLFTRLNGSSSVRWNADSCSSRHKFICKKSRQLRDGEVRLVDDVLPTRGRLEIYIDGSWKGVCLRKDIYSSSQTAAAACRQMNYDGLLEASSRIGEGEVVSHDVYCTENDVSVRSCTTRLATCNEHLFVSCRSGSVQSLAVRLVNSSAQLVNSSSERRMEIGVGNLWKRACIDHDRHDQQSLNRSAENICRHMGYGEGKWQSYGDRPPGIRLPLCRNISCNSEDCFSLQENGVAEYHLYNNLYLIRSSSYILEIKCGIPEWDIRLVNGVGGTKGSKGRVEVYLNTTWSVVCDSEWTWNESNVVCRQFGFERAISTEWRVHENSNDTMIYIYINGTRCKGTETAFKDCDFRQIEWQSNESCHEPVVVCEERKYCPIGWFLYAGYCYALSNQSSRFLFDRWDLVERHCGRSLLSISSPYEHAFVMSLLAEVESKGESIGEDVWIGLERGSNDEYKWINDDPFSYAMWARGEPGLSDLYNCVAMDSRTGYWKTADCRSSKKVVCKIALVDLDNKVRQVAAPTFDNRCFEDEVHFNNACFHLSKRENESVAQDRAILECQMRGGAQLASFRCISEHFFIAKESSGLNGLAYWIGLVYKDTTGSFTWLDGTPAAFSMWAKYEPAYKKKGECVTFGFDGLHFGWSVQNCSANVGYVCKRTLNGTTEIDIAPTESRRGYDFLCPNSWNLIGKSCFRRNDALKTWHESLANCERWSERWRKGSLVSTSSLQEMNRLSGMLGVREAWIGLNDIDSEGMYNWTDGSPYFYARWSSSESTKTLSDRETHDCVAATTTGWNSRDCFQKLSSVCSMPAIFDFDECHNNSHNCSVDASCVNTLDSFECVCNIGFSGNGTTCIDYSVCDNCTATSQVCVLKGGSYSCNCRSGWLKNGSLCDDFDECASCRVCDPHANCTNVLSARFTANVLVAGLETDSCAKILTSARIYLCVT; via the exons ATGAACGCTTCCGCGTCTGTTAAAACATCTCGCATCAAATGCCTTTCTTATGCTTCCTTACAAG GGAGCAAAGCGGATCGCCATCTAGTTGAGAAGGCTCTTATCTGGGCATTCCGTAGCTTCAAGAGTGCAAAGAACGAACGA gatgAGGTATTTATGAGTACTTTTGGAGAGCTTGACATTAGTGCTGCAATGCAAG TTGATGATAGCACTCTGTCTTCAACTTCCAGTTGTGCGTTGGCAGCTTCGGTGGTCTTTGccttccttctctttgtcATTGTTATTTTCGCTCATCGAAAAAATCATCGCTCTTCTCGGCTTCGTCACGGTTGCTTAATCAACTTTGCCTGTTCTTCATCCAACTCTACCGTCTTTCGGCCAATTGTCGCACCAATGAAAtgttttcgatttctcgtcgttgtcgccttCGTCATGGCGGTCATCGTGCCAAGTACCGAATCCGCCGCTACGAATGATTTCACGTATCGGTGTAAAG attgtGGCGGTAACAATTGGTACTGTTCTCGCTCTTCGTGTCTCTATATCTCTACCAGCACATCTAATTGGTCCGAGGCAGCCGATTTGTGCTCTAGCGATGGAGCTTCTTTACTATCTATTGAAAGCgtaaacgaagacgaaaccATCACAGCTATAATTGAAAATTCGATTGGTAATCTGAAAGAGTCAGAGTCATTCTTCTTTGGTCTGTTGCGAGCGCCATCAGCGGCAACAGGCGTTAACAGATATCGATGGGCAGACGGTTCTCCGTTGACTTACGCCCGCTGGACTTCTTTGAAGGCATTCAAAGGAGAAGCCCTATGTGGAACTCTCTTGTTTACTCGTCTCAATGGTTCATCATCAGTTCGTTGGAACGCTGACTCCTGCTCATCTCGACACAAGTTTATATGCAAAAAGTCCAGAC AATTGCGTGACGGTGAAGTGCGacttgtcgacgacgttttgccTACAAGAGGCCGTCTCGAGATATATATCGACGGCTCATGGAAAGGCGTCTGCCTGAGGAAAGATATTTACAGTTCTAGTCAAACGGCAGCTGCAGCGTGTCGACAAATGAATTACGATGGTCTATTGGAAGCTAGTTCTCGTATTGGAGAAGGCGAAGTTGTTTCTCACGATGTTTATTGCACGGAAAATGACGTTTCAGTTCGCAGTTGCACTACGCGGTTAGCGACGTGCAATGAGCACCTATTCGTTTCTTGTCGATCTGGTAGCGTTCAGAGTCTCGCCGTGCGACTTGTGAACAGCTCTGCGCAACTTGTGAACAGTTCTAGCGAAAGGCGTATGGAAATTGGAGTGGGGAACTTATGGAAACGAGCTTGCATTGATCATGATCGACATGATCAGCAGTCGTTAAATCGTTCTGCTGAAAACATTTGTCGGCATATGGGATACGGTGAAGGAAAATGGCAGTCCTACGGTGACCGTCCACCTGGCATTAGACTTCCTTTGTGCAGAAATATCTCGTGCAATTCCGAAGACTGCTTTTCATTGCAGGAGAACGGCGTAGCAGAATACCATCTGTATAACAATCTCTATTTGATAAGGAGTTCAAGCTATATCCTTGAAATCAAGTGCGGTATACCAGAGTGGGACATACGATTGGTCAATGGTGTTGGTGGGACGAAGGGGAGCAAAGGACGTGTCGAAGTCTATCTCAACACAACGTGGAGCGTCGTGTGCGACAGCGAGTGGACTTGGAATGAATCCAACGTTGTCTGTCGCCAATTTGGCTTCGAGAGAGCGATCTCAACAGAGTGGCGCGTTCACGAAAATTCAAATGACACAATGATCTATATCTATATCAATGGTACACGTTGCAAAGGAACGGAAACAGCTTTCAAAGATTGCGATTTTCGCCAAATCGAGTGGCAAAGCAATGAATCGTGCCATGAACCAGTAGTTGTTTGTGAAGAGCGAAAAT aTTGTCCTATTGGTTGGTTTCTCTATGCTGGCTATTGTTATGCTCTTTCGAACCAAAGTAGCAGATTTCTCTTCGATCGTTGGGATCTTGTTGAAAGGCATTGCGGTCGTAGCTTGCTGAGCATTAGCAGTCCATATGAACATGCTTTTGTTATGTCTCTCCTGGCGGAGGTCGAGTCGAAAGGCGAAAGCATTGGCGAAGACGTGTGGATTGGCTTAGAGCGAGGAAGTAATGATGAGTACAAGTGGATTAATGATGACCCCTTCAG TTACGCTATGTGGGCTAGAGGAGAACCGGGGCTGAGCGATCTTTATAATTGCGTTGCTATGGACTCTCGCACTGGCTATTGGAAGACGGCTGATTGCAGGAGCTCTAAGAAAGTCGTATGCAAAATAGCTCTAG TTGATTTGGACAACAAAGTTCGCCAAGTAGCTGCACCAACCTTTGACAATCGATGCTTTGAAGATGAAGTACATTTTAATAACGCTTGTTTTCATTTGTCCAAAAGGGAGAATGAGAGCGTCGCGCAAGATCGCGCCATTCTTGAATGCCAAATGCGCGGCGGCGCCCAACTAGCTTCATTCAGATGCATAAGTGAACATTTCTTCATCGCGAAAGAATCGTCTGGTCTCAATGGTTTGGCGTACTGGATTGGCTTGGTTTACAAAGACACGACGGGTAGCTTTACGTGGCTTGATGGCACACCCGCCGCTTTCAGCATGTGGGCGAAGTATGAGCCGGCGTACAAGAAGAAGGGTGAGTGCGTCACGTTTGGATTTGACGGACTACACTTCGGTTGGTCTGTTCAAAATTGTTCCGCCAATGTTGGATACGTTTGTAAAA GAACATTGAATGGGACAACTGAAATTGACATAGCTCCAACTGAAAGTCGTCGAGGCT aTGACTTTTTGTGTCCGAATAGTTGGAATCTTATAGGGAAGTCGTgctttcgacgaaatgacgctTTGAAGACGTGGCACGAATCATTGGCCAACTGCGAGCGGTGGAGCGAGCGGTGGAGGAAAGGATCTCTTGTCAGCACTAGTTCTCTGCAGGAAATGAACCGCCTTTCTGGAATGCTCGGCGTGAGGGAGGCGTGGATCGGACTTAATGACATCGACAGTGAAGGAATGTACAATTGGACAGATGGCTCTCCTTATTTCTATGCAAGATGGAGTTCATCCGAGAGTACAAAGACGCTATCGGATCGAGAGACACACGATTGTGTAGCTGCAACAACGACTGGCTGGAACTCACGCGATTGCTTTCAGAAATTGTCGAGCGTGTGCTCGATGCCAGCAATATTTG atttcGATGAATGTCACAACAACTCTCATAATTGTAGCGTTGACGCATCTTGTGTGAATACACTCGACTCCTTCGAATGTGTATGCAATATCGGATTCTCAGGAAACGGGACGACCTGCATTG ATTATAGTGTGTGCGACAACTGTACCGCGACCTCTCAGGTGTGCGTTCTTAAAGGTGGTTCTTATAGTTGCAACTGCAGAAGTGGCTGGCTAAAAAACGGCAGCCTCTGCGATGACTTCGACGAGTGCGCTTCTTGCCGCGTATGTGATCCTCATGCAAATTGCACTAATGTACTGTCGGCTCGTTTTACTGCTAATGTGTTAGTGGCTGGACTGGAGACGGATTCATGTGCGAAGATATTAACGAGTGCAAGAATTTATCTCTGTGTCACATGA